AGGTTATGAAGGAATGGGAGAGGGATTACTCGAAGATgcaaagaatttttttaaactaTTGGAGGAAGGGAAGAAATAATTCTATCCGGGGTGTGAAAATTTCTCTAAACTAAGTTTCACTATTCAGTTGTACTTGTTTAAATCCTTGCATGGACTGAGTAATGTTGTCTTTTCTGATTTGCTAGATTTGTTGAAAGAGACATTTCCTTTTGCTCTGCTGCTAGAGTCTTTCAACAAAGCTAGAAAGGTGATAAGAGATTTGGGTCTTCATTATGAAAAAATACATGCCTGCCCTAACGATTGCATGTTGTTTTGGAAAGAAAATGAGAACATAGATAATTGTGTTGTCTGTGGGTCTTCTAGATGGAAAAGTGTTGGTCATGCCTCAGCTAATGCAAGTTCAAAAATTCCTGCAAAGGTTTTAAGGTACATTCCCTTAAAGCCTAGACTTCAAAGGATATTCATGTCTTCTGAAACAGCTGCTGCAATGAGATGGTATGCTAATGAACGACCTAAAGATGGTAATATAAGGCATCCTACTGATGGATAAGCATGGAAGACTTTTACTAGTTTGTACCTAGACTTATCAAGAGATCCTCGTAATATTAGGCTTGGTCTCGCAAGTGATGGTTTTAACCCATTTCGAACCATGAGTATTTCTCATAGCACGTGGACAGTTATGTTGATGAACTATAATTTATCACCATGGATTTGCATGAAGTCAGAGTATCTTATCTTGTCAATGATCATTCTAGGTCCATCATCTCCTGGAAATGATATAGATGTGTACCTTCAACCATTAATAATGAATTTATTGAACTGTGGGAACATGGAATAGAAACATATGATGCTGAGACCAGCCAAACATTTCGAATGCGTGCAACCTTATTATGGGCAGTTAGTGACTTTCCAGCATTAGCAATGCTTTCTGGATGGAGTACCAAGGGAAAATTGGCATGCCCCACTTGTAACTAtgacacatgctctcaatatctCAAATATAGTCGTAAGATGTGTTACTTGGGTCATCGTAGATTTTTGCCTCCTGACCATCCTTTTCGAAAAGATAAGAAGTCATTTGATGGTAATGAGGAGCATAGATCTGCTCCTACACCTTTGTCAGGTATACAAGTACTTGAAGAGTTACAGGATTTCAACCATACttttggaaaggaaaaaaagaaaaggtctTGAGATAATTAGGTTCCGTGAAAGAAAAGATCCATTTTTTTGAATTGTCATATTGGCCACATAACAAAATAAGGAACAATGTTGATCCTatacacatagaaaataatatatgtGATGGTTTTCTCGGGAAATTGTTGGAGATAGATGGGAAGTCAAAGGATCATGTAAATTCTCGCTATGATTTACAAGAAATGGGGATACAAAAAGAGCTACAACCAAAAGAAGATGATACTGGATGTGTAAGTGTAGCTGAATCTAGTTTCtttataaaatcaaaacaaaaaaaattgttttgcAGCGTTATGAAAAATGCCAAATTACCAAAAGGGTGTGCTTCAAATATATCGGACCGTGTCCATATGAATGAGATAAAAATATCTGGGTTCAAGAGTCATGATGCTCATATTATATTGCATTATCTGCTCCAGGTTGCTGTTAGAAAAGTGTTGCCCAAGAATATTTCATTATCCTTGATTAGGTTGGGTAATTTCTTTCAAGCGATTTGTAGTAAGGTTATAACAGGAGTGATCTTGAAAAATTGGAGTCTGAAATTGTTGAAATAAATTGtgaacttgaaatttttttcatcTTACTTATTTTGATATAATGATGCATTTGCCTATTCATTTAGTGAATGAAATTAAGCTTGGGGGTCCAACTCATTGTCGTTCAATGTATCCTATTGAGAGGAAATTCTGTAAGTTGAAGGCATTTGTTCGTAATCAATCTTGTCCTGaaacatcaataacaataacaGAGGGGTTTTTGGCAGAAGAATGTTTGACATTTTGTTCTAGATACCTATATGATGGTGTGAAGACAAGATTCAGTAGGTACGAATCTGAGGATCAAGCTGAGGATGATGAATCCATTCAGAATATGTCACCTATATTTCCTAAGATAGGTCATCCGATTGGACGTGAGAAGAAAAAAGATTTCACTTTTTTGATGGATTCACAGTTACGTTATGAAGCACATCGTATGTCCTATTCAACACTGGAGATGAGCAAGTGGAAAAGTTTATTGAGTAAGATGAATTATAGaatgattatttatatattaaatatcatttaatttgTTATGATATGTAACGTATATTTACCTTCATTTATAAAGACCTTatgattaaattcaaaatatcatGATTGCAGGGAACATAAAAATTTAATGAGTAATGATACGAGATTAAGCGCTTGGTCAAGATCAAGGAGTCATAGTCAGGAATTCAGCAATTGGTTTGAAGAGAAAGTTAAAAATGCTGAATTGCCCGATTATTTATTAAGGTTGGCTAAAGGGCCTAATTGGGTGGCCAAGAGATATACTTTATATTGGGTTAACGGATACCGATTTCATACTAAAGCTCGGCATGCCCCATGCAAGACTCAAAATAGTGGAGTGACTTTATCAGCAACAACTGATAGTTTTGCTAGTGCTAGGGATCGAAATCCCATTGATGGAGAAGTTAGCTATTATGGAGTTATTCACGATATCACTAAGATTGATTATTATGGTTGTTTTAGTGCTGTTTTGTTTAGATGTGATTGGTTTCATAATAAAGTAAATGACTATGGGTTAACTCCTGTATACTTTAACAGATTATGTAGTACAGATGACCTTTTTGTATTGGCATCACAAGTTCATCAAGTTTTCTACGTGGAGGATCCAGTTGAAAAAGGGGTTTACTATTCGAGGAATAAAGTTCCTATCGATTTGTATGATTTAGTGGAAGAGAATTCTCCAAATATTGGAGAAACATTTTTGAGGGAGCCTAATGATGAAATTGGTTCCTCGAGTAGATTGTATAATGAAGGCATAAGATGCTCAAGAGAAGATGTACCCATTAATGTTGTTTATATGCCTTCTAATGAACAAGTTTTACAAGATAATACTATAGAAATATTGGATGGGAGGATGAGATTGATGATACTGATTGGGATTGGATGAAGACAGATGATTAaaggagaaattttgaattttcttactattgttatatttttttctagtGAGTGATAAATATCCTTTCAAAAGCATTTTATgattattctttttcatttctagttaattatttttcatttttacttaGAATCTTATTTGAAGTTGCTTCAAATTTACAGGTTTTTTAGTATTCTAATTTGTAGAAAGGTTGTGGAAAAGAGAGTAGTAACttcactattgatatatttgcgGAGCACACAAGGTATGTATTGCACGAGTTTTCATTCACCTGAGCTAACATAATCAAAAAGGACAAGGAATCTCTTGACATAGTTTCATTCACCTGAgctgttttttcatttttaggtgCTTTATTGAGATTAGAGGATTGTTGTACTCAGAATAAGCA
The Capsicum annuum cultivar UCD-10X-F1 unplaced genomic scaffold, UCD10Xv1.1 ctg50938, whole genome shotgun sequence DNA segment above includes these coding regions:
- the LOC124892812 gene encoding uncharacterized protein LOC124892812 (The sequence of the model RefSeq protein was modified relative to this genomic sequence to represent the inferred CDS: added 34 bases not found in genome assembly); protein product: MLFWKENENIDNCVVCGSSRWKSVGHASANASSKIPAKVLRFFSILICRKVVEKRVVTSLLIYLRSTQGALLRLEDCCTQNKQSTAASTSFFSENSGGVTVKSSEVCSPTPASPAHRCFIEIRELLY